DNA sequence from the Cyprinus carpio isolate SPL01 chromosome A9, ASM1834038v1, whole genome shotgun sequence genome:
GGGTCTTGTTCCGTATCAAGATTTTGTCATAGAACTCAAAGCCACCCTTTGCATAATCTCTTGACAGACATGCTGCACGGTGGTCTGAGCTATAGTCCAACCACTGGCTCAGAGCATCAGAAGCCAGGATATAAGACACGACTCCTAAACCAACGGCAACCACATTAACACCAGCCCTGAAGATGATGGACCCAGCCTGGAGCCCAAAGATCTGCTTGAGGGCTACGCTATATATACAAGCCCATGCCAGACATGCTGGAGCCACTGCAGCATGCAACACAGGACCCCCAACCCCCAGTCGAGCCACTTCTCGGGCTATAGCAAACTTCTGTGCCTCCGGAGAGAACACTAGGGAGTTTTTGAGAGCAACACCTGAATCGCTGTCCCACTCCAGCTCTTTGCCATTAAGGAGAATAGTGCGGTTGGTGATGTCCGACGGATCATCGGTGGTGCTGTTGAAGTTGGCTGGGATGCCTATCTGCACTCCAGAGGGAAGCCATGGAACACCTGCTCCTACCGGGTGAAAGCCGAAGGCAGCAAAGGCACTGAAGTTTTCAGGGAAGCTGACAGCAGAATCTTTCAGCACTTCTTGAAAGACGTTCTCAAGCTTCTCCGACAGACTGGCGGGTTCTCCTTTGTGCCAGGCCTGGTACACTTTTCTGTATGTGTAATCTGGGAAAACGTGACAGAAAATGTTGGCAGAAAATACCCCTCCACAGCCGACAAGGAGCAGTGGTGTCCGATACTTCTGAATAAACACAGAGAGTCTCAGAAAAGGTGAAGCCATCTCTTCTCTCTTGCTTTTGACCACCTGACCAAACTGTCAacacaaatgacaaaattatattttattaatcataaatGATATCATCTTTATATCAAATGTTATCCAATCTCATTATTAACCTACCATGCACATTTAGATATTTCAACTACTATATAAACTACTATAAAGTAGTGTATAAATGcactttgctttaaaaaatactcTGTACATTTTAATCACTTTATGTTAAAGTagtgtataaatgcatttttctttaaagaattatattgtacattttcGAATTAGGTCCTAAACACATTTCTTCACAGTCTTTGGTGAAAATATaccccaaaaaaacacaaaaccgtAAGTATTCTCTTACCTGCTACTTTGAGCTCATTCTCACAAGGACAGCACGCTGACTGATATGAAAACACCGCAAGAACACTTTACGACAGTTTTACGACAACACGAACACGATTTGCGGACTGCATAGAAATAGAACAAGGATAGAATCGAAATTAGAGTGCataattattattaccattaaaaTGGAGTAcatgtctggaaaaaaaaatcaactcttcattatgtatttataaatgagtGGCTATCGGCGTCATTTATTGGCTATTTGTATGtcaattatgaatttattaatttttttgatccACCGAGCGCCTCCTGGAGGAAAACAATTTTTGACTCGTAGAAACAGAGAGAGCCTTTCTTTCCCAATGCAGTAAGCTTGATCTGTTTCTACAAAGCACACTTTTAAAACAGGCACTAGTTACACGAATACAGATTCATTTCACAGTTGTCATTAGCACCCATAAcacgttttattaaaaatatatatatatatatatatatatatatatatatatatatatatatatatatatatatatatatatatatatatatatatatatattttttttttttttttcagttgtttaacttttgaaatgtgaTAAATGTCAAACCTACGCCTttctttttaatgatattaaaaagtaacaattacATCTGTCAAATGTCGCCCTCTTaagaaaaatagacaaaaaaaccCCTTATTTTTATTGtcctttcaaatgtttttttttttttttttcatctcattcATCATCATCTAAATCGTACAGTAATAAACTTAGCTGCCGCTTTAAAAGTGATGAGGAGGCTTCATACAGAGGAACAGTCCACTTGCGCTTGTGGGGAAGATTCTTCAGTTTATGTGACGATGTCAGGGTTTCGAAGAAGACGGAGTTTTAGTAAAAGTTCTGGGAATATATTCACGCTTGTTTGTATCAGATGTGTAATGCTGCAAGTTAAAAACAATGAAAGT
Encoded proteins:
- the LOC122146130 gene encoding transmembrane protein 177-like, with product MASPFLRLSVFIQKYRTPLLLVGCGGVFSANIFCHVFPDYTYRKVYQAWHKGEPASLSEKLENVFQEVLKDSAVSFPENFSAFAAFGFHPVGAGVPWLPSGVQIGIPANFNSTTDDPSDITNRTILLNGKELEWDSDSGVALKNSLVFSPEAQKFAIAREVARLGVGGPVLHAAVAPACLAWACIYSVALKQIFGLQAGSIIFRAGVNVVAVGLGVVSYILASDALSQWLDYSSDHRAACLSRDYAKGGFEFYDKILIRNKTLRSLMGSKGEEMYAPSGNLFPGHLLQLRHAPYTSRRDRILNLLKNEKV